In Salinigranum marinum, one DNA window encodes the following:
- a CDS encoding winged helix-turn-helix domain-containing protein — protein MARLLPSLGDTAAADDPAPRVIGLDSADADDLLGVLSSRTARRILATLHEEPASASEVAEGVETSLQNVQYHLGRMHDAGLVEVVDTVYSEKGREMKLYAPTDRPLVVVAGDDSDTDGLRSVLTRLLGAVGVLALVSALVQFLLGRTTTAAGAATSADSAEASRIAAGTTAAAATTGLPPGLVFFCGGLAVLVAWFGVRALRARRAGE, from the coding sequence ATGGCCCGTCTGTTACCCTCCCTCGGCGACACCGCCGCGGCCGACGACCCCGCCCCGCGGGTCATCGGCCTGGACTCCGCCGACGCCGACGACCTCCTCGGCGTACTCTCCTCGCGGACCGCCCGTCGGATCCTCGCGACGCTCCACGAGGAACCCGCCTCGGCCTCCGAAGTCGCCGAGGGGGTCGAAACCTCCCTGCAGAACGTCCAGTACCACCTCGGCCGCATGCACGACGCCGGTCTCGTCGAGGTGGTCGACACGGTGTACTCCGAGAAGGGTCGGGAGATGAAACTGTACGCCCCAACCGACCGGCCGCTCGTCGTCGTCGCGGGGGACGACTCCGATACCGACGGGCTCCGGTCCGTCCTGACCCGCCTCCTCGGGGCCGTCGGCGTCCTCGCGCTGGTGAGCGCGCTCGTGCAGTTCCTCCTCGGGCGGACGACGACCGCCGCGGGGGCCGCCACGAGCGCGGACAGCGCCGAAGCCAGCCGGATCGCCGCCGGGACGACCGCGGCGGCCGCGACGACGGGCCTCCCGCCCGGACTGGTCTTCTTCTGCGGGGGGCTGGCCGTCCTCGTCGCCTGGTTCGGCGTTCGGGCGCTCCGAGCGCGGCGGGCGGGGGAGTAG
- a CDS encoding bifunctional nuclease family protein, which yields MNHEAEVRGIGVGMSDDGSNVPAVILSAREEFLPIVITGDQAQAIQLALSGEPFERPLTHDLLVDMVTEFGGAIDSVRIDDLADGTFYAKIDTEQYDSGEPHKFVFDARPSDAIALSVRVDCPILVSDSVLDMAGQPPSRFDVEDDEDDFAR from the coding sequence ATGAACCACGAGGCCGAAGTGCGGGGGATCGGCGTCGGGATGAGCGACGACGGGTCGAACGTTCCGGCGGTTATTCTCTCTGCGCGCGAGGAGTTCCTTCCGATCGTCATCACGGGCGATCAGGCACAGGCGATCCAGCTCGCGCTCTCCGGCGAACCGTTCGAGCGGCCGCTCACACACGATCTCCTCGTCGACATGGTCACCGAGTTCGGCGGTGCCATCGACTCCGTCCGCATCGACGACCTCGCCGACGGCACGTTCTACGCGAAAATCGACACCGAACAGTACGACAGCGGCGAGCCGCACAAGTTCGTCTTCGACGCGCGCCCCTCCGACGCCATCGCCTTGTCCGTTCGCGTCGACTGCCCGATTCTCGTCTCCGACTCCGTGCTCGACATGGCCGGCCAGCCGCCGTCGCGGTTCGACGTCGAGGACGACGAGGACGACTTCGCCCGCTGA
- a CDS encoding DUF4397 domain-containing protein, whose amino-acid sequence MTEKSRRDVLRTLGGVAVVGGLAGCSSNQGGSTETETATPEPTETPMSTETETSTPAPETAMLRVAHLSPDAPAVDVAVDGSAVLEGVSFGAVSEYLEVPVGTRTVTIAAADDPSTVAFEGDIDVTEGIFTVAAVGELAEDSFEPLVLSDDNTVPDDDTARVRVVHASPDAPAVDITAGGDALFDGVAFGESGYVEVPANTYTLNVRGDTESNDGESVASFDAELNGGTVYTIFAAGYLTPDDEPADTAFQPIAAVDAGAGGGGLVESSDDGGMGGMDGDVSLRVAHLSPDAPAVDVLVDGSAVLEDVPFGTVSDYLSLSAGSYQVTVQAAGDPDTVVFDQSLDLDAGAYTAAAIGELEDGAENAFAVELLTDDTSDPADDTARVRLVHASPDAPAVDVTVESSGDTLVDGAAFGDAATVEVPAGSYTLEVRPDTESNDGDVVTTFDVTVEGGTAYTAFAQGYLSPDDEPVDEGFDLNVVTDN is encoded by the coding sequence ATGACAGAGAAGTCACGCAGAGACGTTCTTCGCACGCTCGGAGGAGTCGCGGTCGTCGGCGGTCTTGCCGGCTGTTCGTCGAACCAGGGTGGATCGACGGAGACGGAGACGGCGACGCCCGAACCGACTGAGACGCCGATGTCGACCGAGACGGAAACCTCGACACCGGCCCCCGAGACGGCGATGCTCCGCGTGGCGCACCTCTCGCCCGACGCCCCGGCCGTCGACGTCGCCGTCGACGGCTCTGCGGTGCTCGAGGGCGTCTCGTTCGGTGCCGTCAGCGAGTATCTCGAGGTACCCGTCGGCACGCGCACGGTGACGATCGCCGCGGCCGACGACCCCTCGACGGTCGCCTTCGAGGGCGACATCGACGTCACGGAGGGCATCTTCACCGTCGCCGCCGTGGGCGAACTCGCCGAGGACTCGTTCGAGCCGCTCGTCCTCTCGGACGACAACACCGTCCCCGACGACGACACCGCACGGGTCCGCGTCGTCCACGCCTCGCCCGACGCGCCCGCGGTCGACATCACGGCCGGCGGCGACGCGCTGTTCGACGGCGTCGCCTTCGGAGAGTCGGGCTACGTCGAGGTTCCCGCGAACACGTACACGCTGAACGTCCGGGGCGACACGGAGTCGAACGACGGCGAGAGCGTCGCGTCGTTCGACGCCGAACTCAACGGCGGCACGGTGTACACGATCTTCGCTGCGGGCTACCTCACGCCCGACGACGAACCGGCCGACACGGCGTTCCAGCCCATCGCGGCGGTCGACGCCGGTGCCGGCGGCGGCGGGCTCGTCGAGAGCTCGGACGACGGCGGGATGGGCGGGATGGACGGGGACGTCTCGCTCCGCGTCGCCCATCTGTCGCCCGACGCGCCCGCGGTCGACGTGCTCGTCGACGGCTCCGCCGTGCTGGAGGACGTCCCGTTCGGCACCGTCAGCGACTACCTCTCGCTGTCGGCGGGCTCGTACCAGGTGACGGTCCAGGCCGCGGGCGACCCCGACACGGTCGTCTTCGACCAGTCGCTCGACCTCGACGCGGGGGCGTACACCGCCGCCGCCATCGGCGAACTCGAAGACGGCGCGGAGAACGCTTTCGCGGTCGAACTCCTGACCGACGACACCTCGGACCCCGCCGACGACACCGCGCGGGTCCGTCTCGTCCACGCCTCGCCCGACGCGCCCGCGGTCGACGTCACCGTCGAGTCGTCCGGTGACACGCTCGTGGACGGGGCCGCCTTCGGCGACGCCGCGACCGTCGAGGTGCCCGCCGGCTCGTACACACTCGAGGTCCGCCCCGACACGGAGTCGAACGACGGCGACGTGGTCACCACGTTCGACGTGACGGTCGAGGGCGGCACCGCCTACACCGCGTTCGCCCAGGGCTACCTCTCGCCCGACGACGAACCCGTCGACGAAGGCTTCGACCTCAACGTCGTCACCGACAACTGA
- a CDS encoding CobW family GTP-binding protein has protein sequence MSGGSDDRVPVTVLSGALGAGKTTLVNRLLANPGGRTIAVVVNDVGDVNVDAELIEAENEETGIVDLSNGCICCGLQGDLLTEVSRLADERTFDSLVVEASGVSEPVPIAQAFTLGTDASDVDPTERFRLDTMVSVVDAYGFWKEFDPETSREVSEGGRALSAVFVDQIEFCDVLLLNKCDTVPDDALDEVAALVRELQPRAVLYRTEYADVSSEAVLGTGLFDFEEARRAAGWKRHLSGEGGEEHGRGHGDHRHAGAAHAVSTFTYETDRPFHPERFREWLDDWRGDVVRAKGFFKLAGRPGTVMGLSQAGPSVRAGPLGEWKPDDDRRTRLVFIGTEMDEAEVRRELDDCLLRDSEPLDRLSDPFPA, from the coding sequence ATGAGTGGGGGATCCGACGACCGCGTTCCAGTGACGGTGCTGAGCGGCGCGCTCGGTGCCGGCAAGACGACGCTCGTGAACCGTCTGCTGGCGAACCCGGGCGGGCGAACGATCGCCGTCGTCGTCAACGACGTCGGCGACGTGAACGTCGACGCGGAACTCATCGAAGCGGAGAACGAGGAGACGGGCATCGTCGACCTCTCGAACGGCTGTATCTGCTGTGGCCTGCAGGGCGACCTCCTGACCGAGGTGTCCCGCCTCGCCGACGAGCGGACGTTCGACTCCCTCGTCGTCGAGGCGTCGGGCGTCTCCGAGCCCGTCCCGATCGCGCAGGCGTTCACCCTGGGGACCGACGCCTCGGACGTCGACCCGACCGAGCGGTTCCGCCTCGACACGATGGTCTCCGTCGTGGACGCCTACGGCTTCTGGAAGGAGTTCGACCCCGAGACGAGCCGGGAGGTCAGCGAGGGCGGCCGGGCGCTCTCGGCGGTGTTCGTCGACCAGATCGAGTTCTGTGACGTGCTCCTGTTGAACAAGTGCGACACCGTCCCCGACGACGCCCTCGACGAGGTGGCGGCGCTGGTGCGCGAACTCCAGCCGCGGGCGGTCCTGTACCGAACCGAGTACGCCGACGTGTCCTCCGAGGCCGTCCTCGGCACCGGTCTGTTCGACTTCGAGGAGGCACGCCGCGCCGCGGGGTGGAAGCGTCACCTCTCGGGCGAGGGCGGGGAGGAACACGGACGGGGGCACGGAGACCACCGCCACGCCGGGGCCGCCCACGCGGTGTCGACGTTCACCTACGAGACCGACCGGCCGTTCCACCCCGAACGCTTCCGAGAGTGGCTCGACGACTGGCGTGGTGACGTGGTGCGAGCGAAGGGGTTTTTCAAACTCGCCGGGCGTCCCGGCACGGTCATGGGGCTGAGCCAGGCCGGGCCGTCGGTCCGGGCCGGCCCGCTGGGAGAGTGGAAGCCCGACGACGACCGTCGAACCCGGCTGGTGTTCATCGGGACGGAGATGGACGAGGCCGAGGTCAGACGGGAACTCGACGACTGTCTCCTCCGGGACTCGGAACCGCTCGACCGCCTCAGCGACCCGTTCCCGGCGTGA
- a CDS encoding acetyl-CoA synthetase, whose product MDVLGDLVARERRSGRPAVHVVETDRSISYRDFCTTAYKAGNVLRYLGVREESTIAVGGTVGSHPLWGFYGAAQLGAVTRFVNPDDWSPANAPRVLLLPVDHEGVADPPPGTKLATYGGAPARATTLHWEKELWSENPAVHPTEVTPSDPLLVAGTETYTHEAMLDAAAATVERFGLDAQGRVAVRGPLSDPHVVAAGLVAPILAGGTVVVPDDGDSADVAVVGTDVDTDDVPEPRSCRPADVPL is encoded by the coding sequence ATGGACGTCCTCGGAGACCTCGTCGCCCGCGAACGGCGGAGCGGCCGGCCGGCGGTTCACGTCGTCGAGACCGACCGGTCGATCTCGTACCGCGACTTCTGCACGACGGCGTACAAGGCCGGGAACGTGCTCCGGTATCTCGGTGTCCGCGAGGAGTCGACCATCGCCGTCGGCGGGACGGTCGGTTCGCATCCGCTGTGGGGCTTTTACGGGGCGGCACAGCTCGGTGCCGTGACTCGGTTCGTTAACCCGGACGACTGGTCGCCCGCGAACGCTCCGCGCGTGCTCTTACTGCCGGTCGACCACGAGGGCGTGGCCGACCCCCCGCCGGGGACGAAGCTCGCGACGTACGGCGGCGCGCCCGCACGGGCGACGACGCTCCACTGGGAGAAGGAACTCTGGAGCGAGAACCCAGCGGTCCACCCGACGGAGGTAACCCCGTCGGATCCCCTCCTGGTCGCGGGGACGGAGACGTACACCCACGAAGCGATGCTCGACGCCGCGGCCGCCACAGTCGAGCGGTTCGGCCTCGACGCCCAAGGCCGTGTCGCGGTCCGCGGGCCGCTGTCCGATCCCCACGTGGTCGCCGCCGGCCTCGTCGCGCCGATCCTGGCCGGCGGAACCGTCGTCGTCCCGGACGACGGCGACTCGGCCGATGTCGCGGTCGTCGGCACGGACGTGGACACGGACGACGTTCCCGAACCACGGAGCTGCCGACCCGCGGACGTGCCGCTCTGA
- a CDS encoding acyl-CoA thioesterase — protein MAAETATLAESHTEMTEYLLPNDTNNLGRALGGVVLHWMDICGAIAAMRFANRQVVTASMDHVDFISPIDLGEVAVVEGYVFDVGRTSIDVKVDVRAENPRTDDERQTTTSFFTFVALDESGTPTAVPRLDCPTEAETELRTAARAERQAQLEAIVERLDG, from the coding sequence ATGGCAGCCGAAACCGCGACGCTCGCGGAGTCACACACCGAGATGACCGAGTACCTGCTCCCGAACGACACGAACAACCTCGGACGGGCGCTCGGGGGCGTGGTCCTCCACTGGATGGACATCTGCGGCGCGATCGCGGCGATGCGCTTTGCGAACCGGCAGGTCGTCACCGCCTCGATGGACCACGTCGACTTCATTTCGCCGATCGACCTCGGCGAGGTCGCCGTCGTCGAGGGGTACGTGTTCGACGTCGGCCGGACCAGCATCGACGTGAAGGTCGACGTCCGCGCGGAGAACCCCCGGACCGACGACGAGCGGCAGACGACCACCTCCTTTTTCACGTTCGTCGCGCTCGACGAGTCGGGCACCCCCACGGCGGTCCCCCGCCTCGACTGCCCGACGGAGGCGGAGACGGAGCTCCGGACGGCCGCCCGCGCCGAGCGCCAGGCGCAGTTGGAGGCGATCGTCGAGCGGCTGGACGGCTGA
- a CDS encoding NUDIX domain-containing protein: MVAVDPSFCPTCGTSLGRRRAEGRDRPYCPDCETIVWRNPVPTAGVAVVDRRGDESAVLLVRRARDPDAGEWGIPAGFLEHDEGAAEAAARELREETGLRVAADALDLFAVDEFDHPTGRHLVTVAYVVSRDRTTGDPTPGSDATAARFWTLDALARAGEPLRAHDHDRLERALGGR, translated from the coding sequence GTGGTCGCCGTCGACCCCTCCTTCTGCCCGACCTGCGGCACGTCGCTCGGCCGCCGCCGCGCCGAGGGACGCGACCGCCCGTACTGCCCCGACTGCGAGACGATCGTCTGGCGCAACCCGGTTCCGACGGCCGGCGTCGCCGTCGTCGACCGTCGTGGCGACGAGTCCGCGGTGCTACTCGTCCGCCGCGCCCGCGACCCCGACGCCGGCGAGTGGGGGATCCCTGCGGGCTTTCTCGAACACGACGAGGGGGCCGCGGAAGCCGCGGCGCGCGAACTCCGCGAGGAGACCGGGCTGCGGGTCGCCGCCGACGCGCTGGACCTATTCGCCGTCGACGAGTTCGACCATCCGACCGGTCGCCATCTCGTGACGGTCGCGTACGTCGTCTCGCGCGACCGGACGACCGGCGATCCGACGCCCGGAAGCGACGCCACCGCGGCGCGGTTCTGGACGCTCGACGCGCTCGCCCGCGCAGGAGAGCCCCTCCGAGCGCACGACCACGACCGACTCGAGCGCGCACTCGGCGGGCGCTGA
- a CDS encoding winged helix-turn-helix domain-containing protein: MPPSTGAVRVRRAPDHATDAIRRLLSTERGGGNRVRILRALGERPRNANRLAVALDLDYKTVRHHLGVLEKVKAITRSGDRYGAVYVPTARARRCWDVVDDAVGE, encoded by the coding sequence ATGCCACCATCGACGGGGGCCGTTCGAGTCCGCCGGGCACCGGACCACGCCACGGACGCGATCCGGCGGCTCCTCTCCACCGAGCGCGGCGGGGGGAACCGCGTCCGGATCCTCCGCGCGCTCGGCGAGCGCCCCCGGAACGCCAACCGACTGGCCGTGGCGCTGGACCTCGACTACAAGACCGTCCGCCACCACCTCGGCGTCTTAGAGAAGGTCAAGGCGATCACGCGCAGTGGCGACCGGTACGGCGCGGTGTACGTGCCGACCGCCCGCGCCAGACGGTGCTGGGACGTCGTCGACGACGCGGTCGGAGAGTGA
- a CDS encoding cupin domain-containing protein, with the protein MSYTKVNYRDVDPKAEGMYFLRDALGCENLGLTVVDCEANWTGMEHDHADRDHEEVYYLVDGEATLYVDGDEVALDPGDAVRVAPEASRQIENGPRESTFVVVGAP; encoded by the coding sequence ATGTCCTACACCAAGGTCAACTACCGCGACGTCGACCCGAAGGCGGAGGGAATGTACTTCCTCCGCGACGCGCTCGGCTGTGAGAACCTCGGCCTGACCGTTGTCGACTGCGAGGCGAACTGGACCGGCATGGAACACGACCACGCCGACAGGGACCACGAGGAGGTGTACTACCTCGTCGACGGCGAGGCAACGCTGTACGTCGACGGCGACGAGGTGGCGCTGGACCCCGGCGACGCCGTCCGCGTCGCCCCCGAGGCGAGCCGACAGATCGAGAACGGGCCGCGAGAGAGCACGTTCGTCGTCGTCGGCGCCCCCTGA
- a CDS encoding AMP-binding protein, with protein MEIPATDEVVHEPSAEFVESTNVFEFMSTYGIDDYDELIERTTSNLAGIDESGVEWFWDTMPEYLGVDFFEPYDRVRDDTDGPQFTDWYPGGELNVAHNVVDRHAAVDAETRNTVACIWEGEPGDVREITYHELARQSDKVANYLESKGIDTGDTVGLYMPMVPEVVSILYGCFKIGAIAVPIFSGFGVDATATRIDDSECSVLFTGDGFYRRGKPITLKGTADEAIAQAGHVDHTVVYDRLGASESEPDGDGDGDGDVDIPWHDERDEWWADAVETQDDDYDTKSLPSSQESMLLYSSGTTGKPKGIVHTHAGVQMQCAKEIYFGFDHKPSDRFFWVSDIGWMMGPWTLIGNHTFGGTVFMYEGAPDHPQPDRFWEMIDRHSLSTFGISPTAIRALRKHGDEWVEDHDLSSIRLLGSTGEPWDPESWQWFYENVGGGEAPIINISGGTEICGCFLMPMPTQPLKPTSLGGPGLGMNIDIVDESGESIADTHERGFLIARDSCPSMTKSLWEGDERYLAEYWSTWEGLWDHGDWAQKDDEGFWFLHGRADDALNVAGRKVGPAEIEGVLTEHEAVNQAAAVGVPDDTTGTAVVAYVVLEPDHEASDGLRDELSALVGEEHGKPFRPREILFVSALPKTQSGKIIRRAISSVYQGEELGDMSSIENPDALDEIRGAS; from the coding sequence ATGGAGATCCCTGCCACCGACGAGGTCGTGCACGAACCGTCGGCGGAGTTCGTCGAATCGACCAACGTGTTCGAGTTCATGTCCACGTACGGCATCGACGACTACGACGAACTCATCGAACGCACCACCTCGAATCTCGCTGGCATCGACGAGTCGGGCGTCGAGTGGTTCTGGGACACCATGCCCGAGTACCTCGGTGTCGACTTCTTCGAGCCCTACGACCGGGTCAGAGACGACACCGACGGCCCACAGTTCACCGACTGGTACCCCGGCGGGGAATTGAACGTCGCCCACAACGTCGTCGACCGCCACGCCGCCGTCGACGCCGAAACCAGGAACACGGTCGCCTGCATCTGGGAGGGAGAACCGGGTGACGTCAGAGAGATCACCTACCACGAACTCGCCCGCCAGTCCGACAAGGTCGCCAACTACCTCGAATCGAAGGGCATCGACACCGGCGATACCGTCGGCCTCTACATGCCCATGGTCCCCGAGGTCGTCTCCATTCTGTACGGCTGTTTCAAAATTGGTGCCATCGCCGTCCCCATCTTCTCGGGCTTCGGTGTCGACGCGACCGCGACCAGAATCGACGACTCCGAGTGTTCGGTGCTCTTCACCGGCGATGGCTTCTACCGGAGAGGAAAGCCGATCACGCTCAAAGGGACCGCCGACGAGGCGATCGCCCAGGCGGGCCACGTCGACCACACGGTCGTCTACGACCGCCTCGGAGCCAGCGAAAGCGAACCCGACGGCGACGGCGACGGCGACGGCGACGTCGACATCCCCTGGCACGACGAGCGTGACGAGTGGTGGGCCGACGCGGTCGAAACCCAGGACGACGACTACGACACCAAGTCCCTCCCCTCGTCGCAGGAGTCGATGCTGCTGTACTCGTCGGGCACCACTGGGAAGCCAAAGGGCATCGTCCACACCCACGCCGGGGTGCAGATGCAGTGTGCGAAAGAGATCTACTTCGGCTTCGATCACAAGCCCTCGGACCGATTCTTCTGGGTGTCGGACATCGGCTGGATGATGGGCCCGTGGACCCTGATCGGCAACCACACCTTCGGCGGGACCGTGTTCATGTACGAGGGCGCGCCCGACCATCCCCAACCCGATCGGTTCTGGGAGATGATCGACCGTCACTCCCTGTCGACGTTCGGGATCTCGCCCACGGCCATCCGCGCGTTGCGAAAACACGGCGACGAGTGGGTCGAAGACCACGATCTGTCGTCGATTCGACTGCTGGGCTCGACCGGCGAGCCGTGGGACCCCGAGTCCTGGCAGTGGTTCTACGAGAACGTCGGCGGCGGGGAGGCACCGATCATCAACATCTCGGGCGGGACCGAGATCTGCGGCTGTTTCCTCATGCCGATGCCGACGCAACCGCTCAAACCCACCTCCCTGGGCGGCCCCGGGTTGGGAATGAACATCGATATCGTCGACGAGTCGGGCGAGTCGATCGCCGACACCCACGAACGCGGCTTTTTGATCGCGCGGGACTCGTGTCCGTCGATGACGAAGTCGCTGTGGGAGGGCGACGAGAGGTATCTGGCGGAGTACTGGTCGACCTGGGAGGGTCTGTGGGACCACGGCGACTGGGCGCAAAAAGACGACGAGGGCTTCTGGTTCCTCCATGGACGGGCGGACGACGCGCTCAACGTGGCGGGGCGGAAGGTCGGTCCCGCCGAAATAGAAGGCGTCCTCACCGAGCACGAGGCAGTGAACCAGGCGGCCGCGGTGGGCGTGCCCGACGACACGACGGGCACGGCGGTGGTGGCGTACGTCGTGCTCGAACCAGACCACGAGGCGAGTGATGGCCTCCGGGACGAACTGTCGGCGCTCGTCGGCGAAGAACACGGCAAGCCGTTCCGGCCGCGAGAGATCCTCTTCGTCTCCGCGCTCCCGAAGACCCAGTCGGGGAAGATCATTCGCCGAGCGATCTCGTCGGTCTACCAGGGCGAAGAGCTCGGAGACATGTCGAGCATCGAAAACCCCGACGCCTTAGACGAGATCCGAGGGGCGTCGTAG
- a CDS encoding glutathione-independent formaldehyde dehydrogenase, which translates to MRAVVYKGPKEVAVEEVDEPELEHPNDVMIDITTSCICGSDLHMYEGRTSAEEGIVFGHENMGIVTEVGEGVSTLEEGDRVVAPFNVACGFCKNCENGYTGFCTNVNPGFAGGAYGYVAMGPYKGGQAEKLRIPYADFNALKLPEGGANEDAFALLADIFPTGWHGTELANLQPGESIAIFGAGPVGLMAAYSAKIKGASEIYSVDRVPSRLELAEKHCDATAINFEEGDPIEQIKDAHGGEVDKGVDAVGYQAIDPETDPGSDAYDPARENPAVVLNQLIQVVRPTGQLGIPGLYVPSDPGAPDEMAAQGRLGIDFGKLFEKGQKLGTGQCNVKSYNRELRDLIIQGRADPSWVVSHRVNLDEAPEMYQAFDRRDEGVTKVLLEP; encoded by the coding sequence ATGAGAGCAGTCGTGTACAAGGGACCGAAAGAAGTGGCCGTCGAAGAGGTCGACGAGCCCGAACTCGAACACCCGAACGACGTCATGATCGACATCACGACGTCGTGTATCTGTGGCTCCGACCTCCACATGTACGAAGGGCGGACGTCCGCCGAGGAGGGGATCGTCTTCGGGCACGAGAACATGGGGATCGTCACCGAGGTCGGAGAGGGCGTGTCGACGCTCGAAGAGGGCGACCGCGTGGTCGCGCCGTTCAACGTCGCCTGCGGCTTCTGTAAGAACTGTGAGAACGGCTACACGGGGTTCTGTACGAACGTGAACCCGGGCTTCGCCGGCGGGGCTTACGGCTACGTCGCGATGGGGCCGTACAAGGGCGGGCAGGCGGAGAAACTCCGCATTCCCTACGCCGACTTCAACGCGCTCAAACTCCCCGAGGGCGGCGCGAACGAGGACGCCTTCGCGCTCCTCGCCGACATCTTCCCGACGGGCTGGCACGGGACCGAACTCGCGAACCTCCAGCCCGGCGAATCCATCGCCATCTTCGGTGCGGGCCCGGTCGGTCTGATGGCCGCCTACAGCGCGAAGATCAAGGGCGCATCCGAGATCTACTCGGTCGACCGCGTCCCCAGCCGACTGGAGCTCGCCGAGAAGCACTGTGACGCGACGGCGATCAACTTCGAGGAGGGCGACCCGATCGAGCAGATCAAGGACGCACACGGCGGCGAAGTCGACAAGGGCGTCGACGCCGTCGGCTACCAGGCGATCGATCCCGAGACCGACCCAGGGTCGGACGCGTACGACCCGGCGCGGGAGAACCCCGCCGTGGTCCTGAACCAACTGATCCAGGTCGTCCGGCCGACGGGCCAGCTCGGCATCCCGGGACTCTACGTCCCCTCCGACCCGGGCGCGCCGGACGAGATGGCCGCGCAGGGTCGCCTCGGGATCGACTTCGGAAAGCTGTTCGAGAAAGGACAGAAGCTCGGCACCGGTCAGTGTAACGTCAAGAGCTACAACCGCGAACTCCGCGACCTCATCATCCAGGGTCGGGCGGACCCCTCGTGGGTCGTCTCCCACCGCGTCAACCTCGACGAAGCGCCCGAGATGTACCAGGCGTTCGACAGGCGCGACGAGGGCGTCACGAAGGTCCTGCTCGAACCGTAA
- a CDS encoding S1C family serine protease: protein MDSRDHAVRSRRELLALVAAAGTVVAGCSAPTSTAPSTDDADTRRGTPAGAASEASPEQVAVDGDTDTEVAADEGTYTAVYRETIPSVVLVRVYGAGGPLGQGSGFVHPDGSHVVTNQHVVDGARSVRVRFDDGTWRAAAIRGTDVYSDLAVLAVDAPDAARPLELVDAEPPVGTQVVALGAPFSFGGSVSAGIVSGVDRSLPSQTGFSIPDAVQTDAAVNPGNSGGPLVTLDGRVVAVINSGQGENVNFGISAALTRRVVPALVERGAYDHAFMGVRLLDVTPAVAAANDLNAVRGVLVVDVVPDGPAAGALRGSDRERRALSQSVPVGGDVILALDGTPTPTQAALATHLAIRTAPGDVVETTVRRDGREQTVPVEVGARPPPE, encoded by the coding sequence ATGGATTCGCGCGATCACGCCGTCCGGTCCCGGCGCGAACTGCTCGCACTGGTCGCCGCGGCGGGAACCGTCGTCGCGGGCTGTTCGGCCCCCACGAGCACGGCCCCCAGCACGGACGACGCCGACACACGGCGTGGGACACCCGCCGGGGCGGCGAGCGAGGCGTCGCCGGAGCAGGTGGCCGTCGACGGTGACACCGACACCGAAGTCGCTGCTGACGAGGGGACGTACACGGCGGTGTACCGAGAGACCATCCCGTCGGTCGTCCTCGTCCGCGTCTACGGTGCCGGTGGTCCGCTCGGGCAGGGCTCGGGGTTCGTCCACCCCGACGGCTCGCACGTCGTGACGAACCAGCACGTCGTCGACGGCGCACGGAGCGTCCGGGTGCGGTTCGACGACGGGACGTGGCGGGCGGCGGCGATTCGCGGCACGGACGTGTACAGCGACCTGGCCGTCCTCGCGGTAGACGCACCGGACGCGGCCCGGCCACTGGAACTCGTCGACGCCGAACCGCCGGTCGGGACGCAGGTCGTCGCGCTGGGCGCGCCGTTCAGTTTCGGGGGGTCGGTGTCGGCGGGGATCGTCAGCGGCGTCGACCGCTCGCTCCCGAGCCAGACCGGCTTCAGCATCCCCGACGCGGTCCAGACCGACGCCGCGGTGAACCCCGGCAACTCGGGCGGCCCGCTGGTGACGCTCGACGGGCGCGTCGTCGCCGTCATCAACTCCGGCCAGGGCGAGAACGTCAACTTCGGGATCTCGGCGGCTCTCACCCGGCGCGTCGTCCCCGCACTCGTCGAAAGGGGCGCGTACGACCACGCGTTCATGGGCGTCCGTCTGCTCGACGTCACGCCGGCGGTCGCGGCCGCGAACGACCTCAACGCCGTCCGCGGCGTGCTCGTCGTCGACGTCGTCCCCGACGGGCCGGCCGCGGGAGCCCTGCGCGGGAGCGACCGCGAGAGGCGGGCGCTCAGCCAGTCGGTTCCGGTCGGCGGGGACGTGATCCTCGCGCTCGACGGCACACCGACGCCGACGCAGGCGGCGCTCGCGACCCATCTGGCGATCCGGACGGCCCCCGGCGACGTCGTGGAGACGACCGTCCGCCGGGACGGGCGCGAGCAGACAGTGCCGGTCGAGGTCGGCGCACGGCCGCCGCCGGAGTGA